CTTCGTGTCCGCGACGCAGGTCGTCGGGAACGGTCTTGCCGTTCACCAGCACGATCTGAAAGTCCTGCTGATCGACGTAGACCTTGCCCTGGAAGTAGCGCTGGTTCTTCTCGAGAGTCTTTGGCTCGGCGGAGAGCACGTAGGTGTCGAGCTCGTCGATCTTCTGCTTGCCGATGTACTTGATGTTGTACTGCGGCAGATCCTCGGCGGTGAGCACGAAGGGCAGCTTGCGCTCGATGTCCTGCACGTCCGAGGGCGACATGATGATGCGCTCCAGCGTGTTCTGCGGAGCGAAGACGACATTCTCCACCTGCCGGCCTTCTTTGCTGAAGGTGATGTCGGCCACCATCTGATACTCACCGTCGATCTTGTTCACATCGTTCAGGGTCTGGATCTTGACCGTGCGGCGGAAGCCGTAGTCCTCGCGCACCTTGGCGAACTCACTCTCGCGTGCGCCCATCTTCTTGACGATGTCGTCCGGGGTCAGGCCGGCGGGAGCTGTCGTGTCGAGCGGGCCAAAGCCTGAGTTCTGCGCAAAGACGGCCGAAGCGCAGAGAAGAACGAGGGCAGGGAGAAGGCGTTTCA
This genomic window from Terriglobus albidus contains:
- a CDS encoding outer membrane lipoprotein-sorting protein, whose translation is MKRLLPALVLLCASAVFAQNSGFGPLDTTAPAGLTPDDIVKKMGARESEFAKVREDYGFRRTVKIQTLNDVNKIDGEYQMVADITFSKEGRQVENVVFAPQNTLERIIMSPSDVQDIERKLPFVLTAEDLPQYNIKYIGKQKIDELDTYVLSAEPKTLEKNQRYFQGKVYVDQQDFQIVLVNGKTVPDDLRRGHEDLHIPYTTYYEQIDGKYWFPTYTKGEGILHFAAQDGSIGEDVHVRSYVRYTNYKRFRSTIRLIYEGQDVTEGADKRKQEEQQKTPPQTAPPASNPPKQ